One Microbacterium sp. W4I20 DNA window includes the following coding sequences:
- a CDS encoding MarR family winged helix-turn-helix transcriptional regulator: protein MAESPSSRSDALERHGAAMREFMARAVLFQEAVARSGGLNGTDLQLVGLLMSEGPTTPGELARRAGLTAGGAITAAVDRLERGGYVSRSRDAEDRRRVLVAAVPEAVFARVGDVYGRVAARWGEYLDTLDDTELAFATDLLERAAAVNRDEIENLRGEHAPR, encoded by the coding sequence ATGGCCGAATCCCCGTCAAGCCGATCCGATGCGCTCGAGCGCCATGGCGCCGCGATGCGGGAGTTCATGGCGCGTGCCGTGCTGTTCCAGGAGGCGGTGGCGCGCTCCGGCGGCCTCAACGGCACCGACCTGCAACTCGTCGGGCTTCTCATGAGCGAAGGGCCGACCACCCCGGGCGAGCTGGCCCGGCGCGCGGGCCTCACTGCCGGCGGGGCGATCACGGCCGCGGTCGACCGGCTGGAGCGCGGCGGATACGTGTCGCGGTCGCGCGACGCGGAAGATCGCCGACGCGTGCTCGTCGCGGCTGTACCGGAGGCCGTGTTCGCGCGCGTGGGCGACGTCTACGGTCGGGTCGCGGCGCGATGGGGCGAGTATCTCGACACCCTCGACGACACGGAGCTGGCCTTCGCGACGGATCTGCTCGAGCGGGCCGCGGCCGTCAATCGGGACGAGATCGAAAATCTTCGAGGAGAGCACGCACCGCGCTGA